Part of the Candidatus Binataceae bacterium genome, GGTGTCGTCGCAACGATCGCGGCGCTGCGCCCGGGACGCTTTCTTGCCGCCAACGACGTCGCCGCGACGATCCTGCCCGGCGACGAGCCGCTCATGGCCGAGATCTGGATCCCGAACACCTCGATGCGCCGCGTCAAGCCGATGCTCCCCGTCAGGATGAAGCTCGATGCATACCCGTTTCAGCAGTTCGGGATGTTGCCGGGTGTGCTGGTTGCGGTCGATCCGGACGCCGACGAATCGGGGAAGTATCGCGCCTGGATAAAGCCCGACCGGCTGACCCTCGAGGGCGCGCACGGCCCCGAGCCAGTGCGGCCGGGGCTCGCGCTAAATGCCGAGATCGTCGTCGATAAGCGCACGATCCTCGACGTGGTGCTCGACCCGATCCGGCGCATCCGGCGCGGTTACTCGATTTCAGAGTGAGGTTGCCTGAAGCTGTTATTTAAGAAAGCGTATCGGACTTCGCGCCAGCTCCGTCTCCACCAGCTCATCGAACATCTGCTCGCGAATCTCGGCGACAAGATCGTCGTCGAGGACGGCATCCTTGCGCTCGCGCAAGATCAAGACCCCGAAGGCGCCGCTGTCCTTCTCGAACGGGCCAAACAGATCGCCGGCCTCGGCCGAGAAGAGCTCGGCTGCGATTTCTTCGGGAGCGGTGCGGCGCATCATCTCGAGCGCGGCGCCGCCGGCCGGGATCAGTTCATTTTCCCGCACAGCCAGAATGAATTCCCGCGCCTTGCCGAGCGTGGAAAACTCGAAAGCCTCGGCCGTGACGCGCTCGTAGGAGTGCAGCTCGCCGGCGAATCGGTCGGCGACTTTTGCATCGTCGAAGAGCTCGAGTGCGGCGCGCTCGATAAGCGCCAGCTCCCTCACGTGCGCGCGAACGTCGTGGGCTTCGAGATGCATCATCGCGAGCCACTGCGCGATTTGCTCGTCCTCGAACAGATCGCGCTCGGTGTAGAACTCGATCTGCGCGGCTTCGATTTCATCTTCGTCGACGCTGACGTTCCGTTTGCGTGCGATCGCGACGGCCACCTTGCGCCGCGCAAGCGCGGTCAGAAACTCACCCGCCGGATCGAACTTCAACTCGAGCAGGATTTCGTTGGCTTCGATCCCGGTCTCGCCGGCGTGAACGTATGCTGATGACTTTTCAGGAGTCTCAATCTCGGCCATTGCGCAACTACCTCGCCAATTCGCTGGCGCTAACTTCGACGTGTCCAAATGAATCGAACTTAGGCTAGCAGACTCTAATTGACGGATTTCATACTATCATGCACAGATAGCTAACCGATGGATCTCGAGCTACGCCGCGCAATTCTCGAACAGGCCGCCCCCTTTGCCCTGCTGACCAGGGACGAGCAGGAGCATCTGGCGGCCCAGATGACGGAATGCTTTCTGAGCGCGGGCGAGACTCTCTTCGAGCGCGGCGATGCGGGCGATGCCTTCTACGTCGTCGCGTCGGGGCGCGCGCGCGTGATCGGGCGCGATCCGGCAGGGCGCGAAATTTCACTATCTGTCATGAAGCGGGGCGACCATTTCGGCGAGATCGCGCTCATCGAGAACGTGCCGCGCACCGCGACCGTCAGGGCCGCCGAGGATCTCGTGCTGCTGCGGCTGAGCCGCGAGGATTTCCTGAGCTTCGTCAGCGCGCATCCTCACGTTCGCGTCGCGCTCGAGCGCTTCCTGCGCGATTTCAGCACGCGCGATTTTCTCCGCCAGTTCACCGCGATGGCGGCGGTGCCCGCCGAGCTGCTGCGCCAGGTGCTCGAGCAGCTTGACGAGCGAACGGTCGAGGCGGGCGCGGTGGTAGTTCACGAAGGCGAGATTCCCGACCGCTTCTATATCGTGCGCGAGGGGATGCTCGAAGTTGCAACGCGCGACAACGGCAACGAGCACATTATCCGCGCCATCGGTCCTGGCGAATTCTTCGGCGAGATTGCTTTCGCGCACAACTCCCTGCGCACGGCGACCGTGGTCGCGCGCACGAAAACGAATCTGTACACGCTCTCGCGCGAGGCCTTCGCGAAGATCACCGCCGGCGCACCGCAGTTCCGCCGCCATCTCGAGCAGGTCGCCGCGTCGTACACCCATCACAACAACCATCGCGGAGCGCCGGAGCACGTTGTCGATTCCAGGCCCGCTCCCGCTCCCGAAGAAGAGGCGGAGTCGCGGCTCAGCAATCCTCAGCCCGGATGGCGCCGTTTTCTGCGCGCGTATCCGTTCGTCCAGCAGCACGACGAGACCGATTGCGGGGCCGCATGCCTTGCGATGATCTCGAAGTTCTACGGCGTGCCGGTAGGCGTCGCGCGCCTGCGCGACCTCGCCAACACCGATCAGGACGGCGCGTCGATGTGGTCGCTCGCGCAGGCCGCCGAAACGCTGGGCTTTCACGCCCGCGGCGTGCAGCTTTCGTTCGAAGCGCTGGCCGAAATCAACACGCCGGCGATCATACTCTGGGAAGGATTTCACTACGTTGTCCTGTATGAGGCGAAAAACGGCCGCGTCGTGATCGGCGATCCGGGCATCGGCATCCGCAAGGTTGAGGTCGATGAATTCCGCCGCAAGTGGAGCGGGCGCGCGCTCGAGCTGACGCCGACCGAGCGTCTCAAGGGCACCCCGAAAATCCGCAATTCGTACCGCCGCTTCGTCGAGGTCTTGCGCCCGTATCGAGCGCTCATCGCTGAGATCCTTGCCGCGTCGCTGCTGCTCAACGTGTTCGGCCTCGCGGTGCCGCTCTTCACCCAGGTCATCATCGATCGCGTTGTCGGCCTGCGCGCCGCCGATCTGCTGAACATGCTGCTGGTTGGGATGATCCTGATTGCGTTGTTCCAGGCCGCAACTAACGGCCTGCGCCGCCTTTTGCTGATCCACGTCGCGACACACGCCGACGTGAGGTTGCTCGGCAACTTTCTGCGCCACGTGATGAGCCTGCCGATGCGCTTTTTCGATCTGCGCCGCGTTGGCGACGTCATCTCACGCGTCGATGAGAACGAAAAAATCCGCACCGCGATGGTCGGTACGATTCCGGGCCTCGTCCTCGACGTATCGCTCGCGCTCGGTTACCTCGGCTTTCTCGCCTACTACAATCTGAAGCTGACCATCGTCGTCGCGTCGATCCTGCCCATATTCGCGCTGCTCACGATCGCCTTCACGCCGTCGATTCGGCGCAATCGCAAGGAATGGTTCACCAAGCACGCCGAGCAGTGGTCGTATCTCATCGAATCGATCACCGGAATCGCGACCGTGAAGACGATGGCGGTCGAAGCGCCGGTGCGCTGGAAGTGGGAGAGCCTGTTTGTCGATTCTGTTATCTTCGGCCGCCGCGAGGCCAACCTCGAAAATGCTTATTCGACCGGCGCCAACCTGCTGTCCACGCTCGCCTCGGTGCTGATGCTCTGGTACGGGGCGCGGCAGGTGCTGGCCGATCAGATGACAATCGGTCAGCTCGTGGCCTTCACCGCGCTCGCATCGAATCTGATCCAGCCCGTCATTCGCCTCAGCGATTCATGGGCCGACCTTCAGGACGTGCGCAATTCCGTCCAACGCCTCAACGATATCTTCGATGCGTCGCCAGAGGAGTCCGACTCGCGCACGCTGCTTTCGCTGGCCAAGGTCGAAGGCGAGATTCGCTTTGAGAACGTTTCGTTTCGCTACGCGCCGGGCCAGGATCGGCCGACGCTCGCGAACCTGAGCTTCGATCTCAAACCGGGCGAGAAGGTCGCCGTGGTCGGGCGCTCGGGCTCGGGAAAAACCACGCTCGCCAAGCTGATACTCGGGCTCTATCCGCCGTCGGAAGGGCGCGTCTTTATCGACGGCCACGATTTGCGCAATCTCTCGCGGCGCAATCTGCGCCGCCGGATCGGTGTGGTGCCGCAGGATGTCTTTCTGTTCAGCGGCACGGTGCGCGACAATATCGCGCTCGGCGATCCCGACACCCCTTTCGAGCGCGTCGTGGCGGCGGCGCGAATCGCGGGCGCGCACGAGTTCATCAGCGAAATGGCGCTCGGCTACGACACCAAGGTTGGCGAGCGCGGCATGAGCGTGTCGGGCGGCCAGCGCCAGCGTATCGCGCTCGCGCGCGCGCTCCTGCGCGACCCCGATATCCTGATTCTCGACGAGGCGACCAGCGCGCTCGACGTCGAGTCCGAGCGCGCGATTCAGGCCAACCTCGAAGGCGCATGCCGCGGCCGCACCACCATCATCATCGCTCACAGATTGTCAACAGTGAAGAATGCTGACCGCATCATGGTGCTCGACCGCGGCGCGATAGTCGAATTCGGCACGCATACCTCGCTGCTCGAAAAGGGCAGCCTCTACGCGCATCTCGTCGGCCAGCAACTCAGCCTGTAATTCTCGATTTGCTTAAATGCCGTAGGCCGCCATCAGGGCGCATCGCAGCTTCGTGAAATGCACCGCCTCGGGACCGTAGAGATCGCGAGCGCGCCTGCGCTGCGCGCGTGACAATCCGTCATCGCCGATGCGCTCGTTGACGTAGGCGAAGAGGCGCTCGACGTCGGTAGTGTCCAACGAGCCGGGCCGCGCCATCCGTTCGAGATCGTCAGGGTTAAGCGCCAGGCGAGCTGCGTCGCGCATCGGGAAAGCACCAACGACGACGATCACGTCGGCGGCGAGCTCGGCGGAATCCGCAAGATGGTCTTCGTAACCCGCGTCGATGAGGAAGTGCATTTGGTCCTGAGTTGATTTGAGCAGATCGCGATTCAGATGATGTCCCATCTCATGCAGCCAGGTGAGCGCGACGATCGCTGGATGATGGGCGGTGTTGAGGTAAATCAACGGCCGCCGCGCGCCGAGTTCGCGCGCATCGAGGTAAAAGCCGCGCAGCGCGAGTCCCAATTCACCGCGATAGGGCGAGGCTTGAAGCTTGACGCCCTGGCGCGCCGCGACCCTGGCAAAGCGCTCGCCGCCAGGAACCTTGTGCCGGACGCGATTGATTCTGGGCCACAGCCTTTGCGCCCTCGCCAGGATCTTCTCGACCTGCTTGCGGCTCAGGCAGTCCTTGAGCGCCGCGACGTAGTCCGCGTGTATCAGGCGCGAAACCTCGTTGTGCGGCTCATTCCACGCTTTGAGCCGCGCCGCGGCGTGCTGCGCCGCCTGCGAGTAAATGCGTTCCATAAGCTGGAGTTTTCCCCTTGTCTATCTGTTAGGCACAAATCATGTCTGGCTGTTCCGGCCAGGTGTGTAACGATATAGGTCGATAGACGCAGGCGCAAACCTGGTTATTCAAATGCCAGTTCGCGCGCGAACGCTCAGGAAACGAGCAGCGATCCCTTGTGCTTTTCCAGGCTTTCGATGGTCTGGCGGTAGCCCGCCTCGACGATGCGGTCGAAGGCCTTCCAGTCGAGCATCGCGATGTCCGAAATTTGCGGCTCAATCAGCATTTCCACGTCATTGCGATGCAAGCGCGATTGCTGGTAGCTGCTGATCATCCCGGCCGCCATCAGAACCGTCACGATGTTGGGCGTGCCCTTGCGGGCGTGGCCGAGCAGTTGCCAGAGCGGGCGGTGATCGATGTCATCGACGCTGGCCTTCAGCTCGTAGTTGCGCGAAACGTCGCAGGCGATGATCGGTCCGCGGCGCATCTCCATCATAATGTCGATCGGCAGGTTATTCAGCACGCCGCCGTCGACCAGGATGTGGCTGTCCAGGACCACTGGCGGCAGCACGCCAGGAATCGCAACGCTGGCGCGCGTCGCACGCCAGATAGGTCCGTTGCGATGGATATACAGTTCGCCGGTGGTGAGATTGGTCGAGACGCAAAAGAATGGATAGATGCAATCTTCGATCTGGTGATTTTGGAAGTGGTGCCGCAGGAAGCTGGTCGTTTTGCGGCCGCGTACCAGCGCGATCATCGGCAAGGTGTAATCGCTGACCGGGTTGTCATCGAAGAAGGCTTCCTTCATGTGCCGCCGGAGATCGGGCGGACTCCAGCCGAGCGCCGCGCCTCCGGCGACGATCGAGCCCATGCTCGCGCCGCCGAATAGATCGATCTCGATTCCCGCCTCGTGCAGCGCGCGAATTACCCCGACGTGACACATGCCGCGCGCGCCGCCACCCGAAAGCACCAGGCCAATGGCGCGGCCCGAGATCATCCGCGCGATGCGTCTGAAGTCGCGCGCCTCGCTCGCGCGCAGATGATGATGCCGGGCGGATGTGAAGCGCCGAGTATGGGCGAGGGTGTGCGACGAATCCGCCGATTTATCGCGATACAGCACGAGTTCAATCGGGGTGCGGCGCGGGTTATTAAGCGCAAGCTCCGCGCTGGGAGGGATGCCGTTGGCTGCGCGCGATGCGGGTGCGAGCACTACAATCCGGTCGGCCTGGCGCAAACAGAGGCGGGTCCACGCCGAGGCTTCGAAGTCGGCCTCGTAGAGCACGATATCGTGGTCTTCCTCGAGCCGGTTGAACCATTCGACGGGATTATCCTTGGCGTGGTGCTCGACGACATCAGCCTTGAGGCCGAGATCGGCGAAGGTCTTGCTCAACTTGCGCGTGAACTCGGCGACCGCCACCTCGCGATCGATCGGCAGGATCGCGATGGTTTTCGGCGCCTCCATCGAGGGCGTCAGGCGCGGCGGCTGCTGGAGCCGGCGCACCAGCAGATCCGTGATGAAGCGCAGCGCGCGCGGATGCTCGTCGACGAGCTTCGTGAACTCGGGCTTGGCGAGCCGCGCTAACTCCGTGTCACGCAGCGCCAGCACGGTGGCCGATCGCGGCTGGCCCGACAGCAGCGCCATCTCGCCGACCGTCTCGCCCGCCGTCATCTGCCGGACCAGGACCTCGCCGCCTTGGTCGTTGGGCAGGAAAGCGCCAAGGCGCCCGGAGAGCACGATATAAAGCGAATCGTCCTGGTCGCCGCGATTAAACAGAATCTGCCCGCCCGGCAGGCTGAACCAGTCGAACTCGGCCGCAGTCGCTTTGAGCACCTGCCGATCGAGGCTCTCGAGCAGCGGCAGCGCGGCGAGCTTTTCCA contains:
- a CDS encoding peptidase domain-containing ABC transporter — translated: MDLELRRAILEQAAPFALLTRDEQEHLAAQMTECFLSAGETLFERGDAGDAFYVVASGRARVIGRDPAGREISLSVMKRGDHFGEIALIENVPRTATVRAAEDLVLLRLSREDFLSFVSAHPHVRVALERFLRDFSTRDFLRQFTAMAAVPAELLRQVLEQLDERTVEAGAVVVHEGEIPDRFYIVREGMLEVATRDNGNEHIIRAIGPGEFFGEIAFAHNSLRTATVVARTKTNLYTLSREAFAKITAGAPQFRRHLEQVAASYTHHNNHRGAPEHVVDSRPAPAPEEEAESRLSNPQPGWRRFLRAYPFVQQHDETDCGAACLAMISKFYGVPVGVARLRDLANTDQDGASMWSLAQAAETLGFHARGVQLSFEALAEINTPAIILWEGFHYVVLYEAKNGRVVIGDPGIGIRKVEVDEFRRKWSGRALELTPTERLKGTPKIRNSYRRFVEVLRPYRALIAEILAASLLLNVFGLAVPLFTQVIIDRVVGLRAADLLNMLLVGMILIALFQAATNGLRRLLLIHVATHADVRLLGNFLRHVMSLPMRFFDLRRVGDVISRVDENEKIRTAMVGTIPGLVLDVSLALGYLGFLAYYNLKLTIVVASILPIFALLTIAFTPSIRRNRKEWFTKHAEQWSYLIESITGIATVKTMAVEAPVRWKWESLFVDSVIFGRREANLENAYSTGANLLSTLASVLMLWYGARQVLADQMTIGQLVAFTALASNLIQPVIRLSDSWADLQDVRNSVQRLNDIFDASPEESDSRTLLSLAKVEGEIRFENVSFRYAPGQDRPTLANLSFDLKPGEKVAVVGRSGSGKTTLAKLILGLYPPSEGRVFIDGHDLRNLSRRNLRRRIGVVPQDVFLFSGTVRDNIALGDPDTPFERVVAAARIAGAHEFISEMALGYDTKVGERGMSVSGGQRQRIALARALLRDPDILILDEATSALDVESERAIQANLEGACRGRTTIIIAHRLSTVKNADRIMVLDRGAIVEFGTHTSLLEKGSLYAHLVGQQLSL
- a CDS encoding patatin-like phospholipase family protein, which produces MEKLAALPLLESLDRQVLKATAAEFDWFSLPGGQILFNRGDQDDSLYIVLSGRLGAFLPNDQGGEVLVRQMTAGETVGEMALLSGQPRSATVLALRDTELARLAKPEFTKLVDEHPRALRFITDLLVRRLQQPPRLTPSMEAPKTIAILPIDREVAVAEFTRKLSKTFADLGLKADVVEHHAKDNPVEWFNRLEEDHDIVLYEADFEASAWTRLCLRQADRIVVLAPASRAANGIPPSAELALNNPRRTPIELVLYRDKSADSSHTLAHTRRFTSARHHHLRASEARDFRRIARMISGRAIGLVLSGGGARGMCHVGVIRALHEAGIEIDLFGGASMGSIVAGGAALGWSPPDLRRHMKEAFFDDNPVSDYTLPMIALVRGRKTTSFLRHHFQNHQIEDCIYPFFCVSTNLTTGELYIHRNGPIWRATRASVAIPGVLPPVVLDSHILVDGGVLNNLPIDIMMEMRRGPIIACDVSRNYELKASVDDIDHRPLWQLLGHARKGTPNIVTVLMAAGMISSYQQSRLHRNDVEMLIEPQISDIAMLDWKAFDRIVEAGYRQTIESLEKHKGSLLVS